One genomic region from Panthera tigris isolate Pti1 chromosome D1, P.tigris_Pti1_mat1.1, whole genome shotgun sequence encodes:
- the RAG2 gene encoding V(D)J recombination-activating protein 2, with the protein MSLQMITVSNNTALIQPGFSLMNFDGQVFFFGQKGWPKRSCPTGVFHFDVKHNHLKLKPAVFSKDSCYLPPLRYPATCIFRGSLESEKHQYIIHGGKTPNNELSDKIYVMSVVGKNNKKVTFCCTEKDLVGDVPEARYGHSIDVVYSRGRSIGVLFGGRSYMPSAQRITEKWNSVADCLPHVFLVDFEFGCSTSYILPELQDGLSFHVSIARNDTIYILGGHSLANNIRPANLYSIKVDLPLGSPAVNCTVLPGGISVSSAILTQTNSDEFVIVGGYQLENQKRMVCNIVSFVDNKIEIREMETPDWTPDIKHSKIWFGSNMGNGNVFLGIPGDNKQASSEAFYFYMLKCAEDDVNEDQKTLTNSQTSTEDPGDSTPFEDSEEFCFSAEANSFDGDDEFDTYNEDDEEDESETGYWITCCATCDVDINTWVPFYSTELNKPAMIYCSHGDGHWVHAQCMDLAERTLIHLSEGSNKYYCNEHVKIARALQTPKRDLPLKKPPLKSLHKKGSGKIFTPAKKSFLRRLFD; encoded by the coding sequence ATGTCACTACAGATGATAACAGTCAGTAATAATACAGCCTTAATACAACCAGGCTTCTCACTGATGAATTTTGATGGGCAAGTTTTCTTCTTTGGCCAAAAAGGCTGGCCCAAGAGATCCTGCCCCACTGGAGTTTTCCACTTTGATGTAAAGCATAACCATCTCAAACTGAAGCCTGCAGTTTTCTCTAAGGATTCCTGCTACCTTCCTCCTCTTCGTTACCCAGCCACTTGCATCTTCAGAGGCAGCTTAGAGTCTGAAAAGCATCAATATATCATCCATGGAGGGAAAACACCAAATAATGAGCTTTCAGATAAGATTTATGTCATGTCTGTTGTtggcaagaacaacaaaaaagttacTTTTTGCTGCACGGAGAAAGACTTGGTAGGAGATGTTCCTGAAGCCAGATATGGTCATTCCATTGATGTGGTGTATAGTCGAGGGAGAAGTATAGGTGTTCTCTTTGGAGGACGGTCATACATGCCTTCTGCCCAAAGAATCACAGAAAAATGGAATAGTGTAGCTGACTGTCTGCCCCATGTTTTCCTGGTAGATTTTGAATTTGGGTGTTCTACGTCATACATTCTGCCAGAACTTCAGGATGGGTTATCTTTTCATGTCTCCATTGCCAgaaatgataccatttatattttAGGAGGTCACTCACTTGCCAATAACATCCGCCCTGCCAACCTATACAGCATAAAGGTTGATCTCCCACTGGGTAGCCCAGCTGTGAATTGCACAGTATTGCCAGGAGGAATCTCTGTCTCCAGTGCGATCCTGACTCAAACAAACAGTGATGAATTTGTTATTGTTGGTGGCTATCAGCTTGAAAATCAAAAGAGAATGGTCTGCAACATTGTCTCTTTTGTGGACAACAAGATAGAAATTCGTGAGATGGAGACCCCAGATTGGACCCCAGATATTAAGCACAGCAAGATCTGGTTTGGGAGCAACAtgggaaatggaaatgttttccttGGCATACCAGGAGACAATAAACAGGCTTCTTCAGAGgcattctatttttatatgttgaaatgtgCTGAAGATGATGTGAATGAAGATCAGAAAACACTCACAAATAGTCAGACATCAACAGAAGACCCAGGGGACTCCACTCCCTTTGAAGACTCAGAAGAATTTTGTTTCAGTGCAGAAGCAAATAGTTTTGATGGCGATGATGAATTTGACACCTATAACGAAGATGATGAAGAAGATGAGTCTGAGACAGGCTACTGGATTACATGCTGTGCTACTTGTGATGTGGATATCAACACTTGGGTACCATTTTATTCAACTGAGCTCAATAAACCTGCCATGATCTACTGCTCTCATGGAGATGGGCACTGGGTCCATGCCCAATGCATGGATCTGGCAGAACGCACACTCATCCATCTATCGGAAGGAAGCAACAAGTATTACTGCAATGAGCATGTGAAGATAGCAAGAGCACTACAAACCCCCAAAAGAGACCTACCCTTAAAAAAGCCTCCACTGAAATCCCTCCACAAAAAAGGTTCTGGGAAAATTTTTACTCCTGCCAAGAAATCTTTTCTTAGAAGGCTGTTTGATTAG